The genomic stretch GTACGCCAGAAGGGCGTTCACTACATCACTCAGCCAAACGATCGAGGCGTTGTCGGTGATGCATCGGTTAAGGTGAGCCCAGCCCACCCGTCGGTGACGCCGGGACCTGTCCGCCGATGACGAAGCCGAAACAAGGACGTTATCGAGTCACCCGAGCGGCCCAGAGCCGCAAGGACGGAGGTGAGTGTGGAAATCCTTCTGTTGGTGACGGCACGTGCCGGTGAGCCTTCCGCCGTGCTGCCCGCGCTGGATCTGCTTCCCCACTCCGTACGCACTGCCCCACGCGATGTCCGCACTCTGGTGTCAGGGCCCAGCCCCGACGCGGTGCTGGTGGACGCCCGGTCGGAACTGTCCGAGGCCCGGGCCACCTGCCGGATGCTGCACGCGACCGGCATCGGCGTCCCGCTGATGGCCGTCGTGACCGAGGCGGGCCTGATCGCCCTCAACGCCGACTGGGGTGTCGACGACGTCATCCTGGCCAGCGCCGGTCCCGCCGAGGTCGAGGCGCGCCTGCGTCTGGGCGTCGGCCGGCTCAGCAACGCGACCGCCGGCGCCGGCGGCTCGATCCGTGCCGGCGAGCTCAACATCGACCCCGACACGTACGCGGCCAAGCTCAAGGGCCGCCCGCTCGACCTCACCTACAAGGAGTTCGAGCTGCTCAAGTTCCTCGCCCAGCACCCGGGCCGGGTCTTCACCCGTGACCAGCTGCTGCGTGAGGTCTGGGGCTACGACTACTTCGGCGGCACGCGCACGGTCGACGTGCACGTCCGTCGTCTGCGGGCCAAGCTCGGCTCGGAATACGAGTCGATGATCGGCACGGTCCGACAGGTCGGCTACAAGTTCGTGGTCCCGCCGTCGGGCCGCCAGCTGCCCGACAACGAGCCGGTCTCGCTGCCGGTCTAGGTTTGAGGGCATGACGTCAGTTCGTGCCCTTGACCGGTTGAGTGCTGCCGAGGCGGCCGACGTTCTCGCGTTGGCCGCCGCCGCCGAGCGGGCTGACGGCGTCTATCCCCTGTCCGAAGATGTCGTGCTGCGGGTGCGCGGTGGGTCCGGTTCCGCCGCGCACAAGCACCTGCTGGCCTTTTCCGGCGACAACACCTTGACCGGGTACGCGTTTCTCGAGCGCGACGGCTCGGGCGAACTCGTCGTGCACCCGTCGACGCGCCGCCAGGGCTACGGCACTGCCCTGCTGAGCGCGGCCGGGCCGGGTGAGCTGCGGTTCTGGGCGCACGGTGACGAGCCCGGCGCCCGTGCCTTCGCCGAGAAGAACGGCTTCAAGCGCGTACGCGTCCTGTGGCAGATGCGCCGCTCGCTCACCGAGCCCCTGCCCGACATCCCGCTCCCGCCCGGCGTCACCGTACGCGGTTTCCGTCCCGGCGCCGACGAGGACGCGTGGCTCGGTGTCAACTCCCGTGCCTTCGCCCACCACCCCGAGCAGGGCCGCTGGACCCGCGACGACCTGTTGCTGCGTGAGGCCGAGCCGTGGTTCGACCCGGCCGGCTTCCTGCTCGCGGTCGACATCGCCGACGTCGTGCTGGGCTTCCACTGGACGAAGGTGCACCCGGCCTCCGGGGCCGACCCGGCGATCGGCGAGATCTACGTGCTCGGCGTCGACCCGGCCGGCCACCGCAAGGGCCTGGGGGCCGCGCTGAGCGTGGCCGGCCTGCGGCACCTGGCCGGGCAGGGCCTGACCGTCGCGAACCTGTACGTCGACGAGTCCAACACGGCCGCCGTGGCTCTTTATCAGCGGCTGGGCTTCGCCGTTCACAAGACTGACATCAACTACCAGCGGCGGTAGTCGGGGCCCGGGTCGTGACCGCCACCCCGGCGGCGTCACCTGAGACACGAACCGGACAAGCCTTTGTCTCGAGGCGGTAAACGCCGCTCGTATATATCCGACATTTCCGTCGGTGGTCACTCAGTTCACGCAACGGACAACTCGCCCTCAAGGTGAGGTCATGTTGAGGCGTAGACGTGTTCACTGCGCGTTCATTTAGGCCCGGTTAACCGGCTACCTCTCACTCTTAGCTTCGGTGGTGCCGGTGCGAAGGCCGGCGTGCACCCCATCGAAGGGAAAATTGTGAAGCTCCAGCGGTCCGGTTTTTTGGCAGCCGGCATTGCTTTGACTGCGACGCTCGCGCTGACCGCGTGCGGCTCGGACAACGAAACGCCGGCGGCTGAGGGCGGCTCTTCCGCCGCCGCCGGTGACTGCGTCGCCGGCAGCCTGACGGCACAAGGCTCGACGGCGCAGAAGAACGCCATGGACGAGTGGATCAAGGCCTACCAGGGTCAGTGCAGCGGTGCTCAGATCAACTACCAGGGCACCGGCTCGGGTGCGGGTATCGAGGCCTTCATCGGCGGCACCGCCGACTTTGCCGGCTCCGACTCCGCCCTGAAAGAGGACGAGCAGCCCAAGGCCAATGAGCGTTGTGCCGGCGGTGAGGCGCTCAACCTTCCCATGGTCATCGGTCCGATCGCGGTCGTCTACAACGTCGAAGGTGTCGACAACCTGCAGCTCGACGCGTCGACCCTCGCCAAGATCTACTCCGGCAAGATCACCAAGTGGAACGATCCGGCGATCGCCGGCCAGAACAGCGGCGCCAAACTGCCGGACGCGGCCATCCAGGCCGTCCACCGTTCCGGCGAGTCCGGCACCACCGACAACTTCACCAAGTACCTGAGCAAGACGGCCGAGGCCGACTGGACCTTCGGCAACAACAAGGCGTGGAAGGCCCCGGGCGGCGTCGCCGCCACCGGCTCCGACGGTGTGGCCGCCAAGGTCAAGAGCACCGCCGGCACGATCGCCTACGTCGAGCTGTCCTTCGCGGAGAACAGCGACCTCTCGAAGGCCAAGATCAAGAACGGCGCCGGCGAGTACACCGAGCTGACCGGTGAGAGTGCCGGCAAGACGATCGCGGGCGCGAAGATCGAGGGTCAGGGCAACAACCTCGCCATGAGCATCGACTACAACACCACCGAGGCCGGCGCCTACCCGATCGTCCTGGTGACCTACGAGATCGCCTGCAGCAAGGGCAGCCCGAAGGCCAAGGAGGTTCAGTCCTTCCTGAAGTACATCTCGAGCACCGCCGGTCAGCAGGAGCTCGCCGAGCTGGGCTACGCCCCGCTGCCGGACTCGGTCCGGAGCAAGGTCGAGACCGCCGTCGCGGCGATCAGCTGACCTGATCCGTCAATCCCTCCGAGACGACTGCGAGCGAGCAGATGGGTGACAACCCCTCCCGCTCGGAGAACGCCACCGCCGGCGATCCGGGTGTGACAGCAAGCCACACCCGGGCCGCCGGCATCGGCGTATCCCCGAGCCGTTACGACGAACCCCCGATCGGCGGCGGCGGTGCCCTGCCCAAGAAGAAGTCGTTCTCGATGGAGTCCGGCTTCCGAGGCTTGTCCGTCACGGCCGGTGCGATGGTGCTGGTCATCATCGTGGCCATCGCCGTCTTCCTGATCTCGAAGGCCGTGCCGGCGTTGAGCGCCAACACGGAGAACTTCCTGACCTACAAGCAGTGGTTCCCCAACGAGACGAACCCCGCTTTCGGTATCGCCGCTCTGGCCTTCGGCACGGTGCTCACGTCGATCATCGCGCTGATCGTCGCGGTGCCGATCTCGCTCGGAATCGCGCTGTTCCTGTCGCACTACGCGCCGAAGCGGCTGGCCACGCCCCTGGGCTTCACCATCGACCTGCTGGCGGCGGTGCCCAGCGTCGTCTTCGGTCTCTGGGGTCGCGATGTCTTCCAGCAGCCGGTCCACGACTTCTCA from Paractinoplanes brasiliensis encodes the following:
- a CDS encoding winged helix-turn-helix transcriptional regulator, which encodes MSVEILLLVTARAGEPSAVLPALDLLPHSVRTAPRDVRTLVSGPSPDAVLVDARSELSEARATCRMLHATGIGVPLMAVVTEAGLIALNADWGVDDVILASAGPAEVEARLRLGVGRLSNATAGAGGSIRAGELNIDPDTYAAKLKGRPLDLTYKEFELLKFLAQHPGRVFTRDQLLREVWGYDYFGGTRTVDVHVRRLRAKLGSEYESMIGTVRQVGYKFVVPPSGRQLPDNEPVSLPV
- the mshD gene encoding mycothiol synthase, which encodes MTSVRALDRLSAAEAADVLALAAAAERADGVYPLSEDVVLRVRGGSGSAAHKHLLAFSGDNTLTGYAFLERDGSGELVVHPSTRRQGYGTALLSAAGPGELRFWAHGDEPGARAFAEKNGFKRVRVLWQMRRSLTEPLPDIPLPPGVTVRGFRPGADEDAWLGVNSRAFAHHPEQGRWTRDDLLLREAEPWFDPAGFLLAVDIADVVLGFHWTKVHPASGADPAIGEIYVLGVDPAGHRKGLGAALSVAGLRHLAGQGLTVANLYVDESNTAAVALYQRLGFAVHKTDINYQRR
- the pstC gene encoding phosphate ABC transporter permease subunit PstC; protein product: MGDNPSRSENATAGDPGVTASHTRAAGIGVSPSRYDEPPIGGGGALPKKKSFSMESGFRGLSVTAGAMVLVIIVAIAVFLISKAVPALSANTENFLTYKQWFPNETNPAFGIAALAFGTVLTSIIALIVAVPISLGIALFLSHYAPKRLATPLGFTIDLLAAVPSVVFGLWGRDVFQQPVHDFSVWLNTYFGWIPIFGGEGPFGQSIMLGGLVLAIMVLPIVTSLSREVFQQTPAMNEEAALALGATRWEMIRTAVLPYGRPGVIAAVMLGLGRALGETIALALTLGLVFNISFNLIEIGGNSVAANIATTFGEANETGRGALIASGLVLFAITLIVNMGARAIIYRRREFRDSAA
- the pstS gene encoding phosphate ABC transporter substrate-binding protein PstS, with protein sequence MKLQRSGFLAAGIALTATLALTACGSDNETPAAEGGSSAAAGDCVAGSLTAQGSTAQKNAMDEWIKAYQGQCSGAQINYQGTGSGAGIEAFIGGTADFAGSDSALKEDEQPKANERCAGGEALNLPMVIGPIAVVYNVEGVDNLQLDASTLAKIYSGKITKWNDPAIAGQNSGAKLPDAAIQAVHRSGESGTTDNFTKYLSKTAEADWTFGNNKAWKAPGGVAATGSDGVAAKVKSTAGTIAYVELSFAENSDLSKAKIKNGAGEYTELTGESAGKTIAGAKIEGQGNNLAMSIDYNTTEAGAYPIVLVTYEIACSKGSPKAKEVQSFLKYISSTAGQQELAELGYAPLPDSVRSKVETAVAAIS